The sequence gggtttgtgtgattagactgttggcaaccctacccaatactccagctctctgagaagagtaagggaagtcaactggagagtgtctcccatcaactCTGCACGGTGTAGACgctgcagtaagttgacctaagctacgtcgactccagctatgttattcacgtagctggagtagcgtaacttaggtcaacttaccccggagtgaagacaagccctaagggagTTTCTTATTGACCTACACCTGGGGTGGTGGTCAAAAATAAGTGATAGCTCAAAAGATTCACAGTACAGAGGGGCACCCAAAAGTTGAGATGATTATCAGAACTTTTAAGTCTCTCTTCCTTGTCCCTTAACATTTCCTTCTGTGGAAGAAGAGATCTTTCTGAATTCAGTAGAGCTACaatgattcacaccagctggggctctCAGTTACAAAAGTCCCTTATATCACTTTATGCTAGTATTTTGAATTTCAATAGCATCTTACATgtggagatctcaaagcactttccaaacactTAGCCTCACAGTGAGATGGTTAAGCAGAATGCTTCTCACTCACCCAGAACGATAGCCAGCATTTGTGTGGCCTTCCTCTCTCTCAGCTGTACTGTCCGGGGCTGCTGGTGCACTAGCTTCAAAGAGGTCAAGGTTTTGCCATTGCTGAGTTTATGCACCTCCAAGTCCTgttccctgcttctcctctcctctTTTAGCTCATTTCCATTGGTCCCGGTCCTGGGGAAGGAAGCTTGGTGGCAGAAGCTGCAGTACGGCTGCAGATCAGAGGGGGTCAGCAGCTTCTTTTCAGGGGAAAGCTCTTGGATTGGGGATTTTAGCTGCAGACGGGATGAGAGGGGGTCTTGGTGCCCATGGTGCAAAGTTTCCTTCTCTTTGTGTTCCTGAAATGGAGGAATCCACAGAAATGTCAGGAAATAGGGTGAACAATGCAGTTTGCCAGACCAAGTGTAAAGCGGGACTCAAGGGAGCTCTTGTTCCCTTTCAGCAGCAAGGAGTAGGCCTGAATCAACGCCCAGGATGCAAATTCACCCAAACTTTGGGTAGGTTCCAGATCCATTCTTGGAGCTGGAGCTGAACTTTGCACCTGACCCCTATCTCACAGTGGGATGACCTAGAACCCTGCATCTCTACTTtgcactaaggcccagatcctcaaaggtgttcaGGCTCCTAACTTGTATTAatatcagtggaagttaggagtctaaattcCTTTGAGGACCTGTGCCCTAGCTCTATCTTTAACTGGATGAACAAGAGCCCTGGATGTGAACCTTCCACTTCCCAGCCGCCCGACTTTGGAGTATATTTGTGCTTAGTGGTATTCCCTGCCTCCCCTTATGCATATTTTCCAGTGTAGCATTATTGTGAGGAAACCTCACATGTTAATTCAATATTGTGGAGCCACATATGGAGCAGAGCAAGCAGAATTCTGTAGCTGTTTGACCCTTTGTGAGGAGAGCTTTAACAGTTTGCAATCCCTGAGGCTCTGATAATTAAAAATAtccataaaaatgaaagaaaaaaaaaaagccagaatgCTGTAGGGTCATTCTGTCAAAGCTCTGAAGAAGCACTGATTTAGGCCTTGCCCTTCTCTGCTGTGATGGTCTTAGAGAGTGGAGATACGGATACAAGCTCCAGAACAGTATCCCCTTGTTTGAGGACCGGACAAGTCTTTGGTTGGAGCCCCTATTCCAGGGGTGTTTCTGCGGAGCAACAGGAGGTATTATTCTTCCTCCACACCTAGCACTGAATGCCTTGACTTGCAACACCCCCCCAGATTGGGGAGCAAGAGTCAAACCCGGGTTTGCTATGTATTGATGGAAAGTGCTAAGCAATAAGCTCCCCAGGCTCAGTTTAAGGGATGGGAGTGGAGGCAGAGAATGCTCTGGCATTTGGTGAGTTCAGACTGCTTTCATGTAGGTCTTACTTTCTGTGTGTAACAGGCTTTGATGCTGATGCTATGGCTGCCCTGCCTGGAGAGGCTTCGTTTCCTCTGTCTCTGCTTCAGCACAAAATAAATCCGGACATAAAGCAGCAAGGTGACCATGAAGGGAAGGTAGAAGGATACCATCGAAGAATAGATGACAAAATCAGGGTTGGATATGGAACAGACACTAGGATCccctggagaaagagagagagagaaagagagcggGAATGGTTAGACTTCTATGGACTTCAGGAACTACAAGGATGTTTTGGTGCACATCAAGGTGAACCAAAGTGTTGCTCATGGGCCAAATGTGGCCTGTGTTTAATGCAGCCGAGGACTATGTCACAGAGGTGCAACTCCAGAGATATAGGCCAGCATGCCAAGTTACATTTcggcctgtctgtctgtctatctgtctcTACTCATCACAGTGGTATGTGAGTGCCTCCACTTTCTGGGTAGTCTAGGCTGAGCTGGTCAAGCACAGACCAATGCACTAGAACAGCAGCAGTGTCAGATTGGAGAGTGCCCTCAAATATAGGGCCTCCTTGTGAATTGAACCCTTTCCCCGCTTTAGATGCAGGATTTGTAGTTCTCAGCAGCTGCCTCTGACAGTTAGACTTTGTGGGCCGCCTTTGGCCATTGGGCCAACTTTGGGCACCCCCATTTCTAATCGTGCTCAGGCACTCCTGCTCTGGAAATTGCTGTTACCTGTGGTATTGAAGCCAAACAGGAGGGGGCAGGACACAGCAAATGCCAACATCCAGACCATCACGATCATAATGGAAACCCTCCTGCAGGAGCTCTTCCCTGAGCCATACTGATACTGAACTGGCATCGCCACTGCTGTGTACCTGCGAAAGGAACCAGCTccaaagagagagggaggaggaagaaaggcgtGGAAAGGAGACAGTGATCGAAACAAAAGAGACagagagtgaaagagagagagaaagggcccAGGTTTGACAGGGAGGAGCGAAGGCAGTgtgagaatgggagacagggaatATGATAGTGAAAGTAGTGGAtataagagagagggagagaaccaGGAGATTGAATAATTAGAGCAAGGATTTGCAATAGTGGTAAGCAgggtgggaaagggaacaagagaaACAACAGAGAAGCAGACTGTCACTTATCATCCCTAAGGTTAATGATGAACAGCTGATATTGCCCCAGTGGTGAGGCAGAAGGCTAGAATGGAGGCTACTAGCTCTGGATGCCATGAGATCTGGGGAAGATGACAGATATGGCTGGAAACTCAGGGCATGAGCCAACTCATTGATCCTGTCATTCAaatcagtggaaaggctcccgctaacttcagtgagctttggaccaggccctctGCGAGGCTTGCTTTGCAGAGTTTCCTCTGAATCATGGTAAAAGGAGAATGGCAGGATGTGTTTCTCCCCCAGTCTCCCAACCCCCAGGGACTTCAGCCCCCTAAAGTTGCACCTTCTGAGGTCTGTGCCGAGTTTTGTGGCCATCCCTATCACCACCACACAcagacattgtcataaatataaagggaagggtaaacacctttaaatccctcctggccggaggaaaaatcctttcaccttaaagggttaagaagctaagataacctcactggcacctgaccaaaatgaccaatgaggagacaagatactttcaaagctggaggggggggcgggaaacaaagggttcgctctgtctgggtgatgcttttgccgggaccagagcaggaatgcaggtcagaacgcctgtaaagagttagtaagcaatctagttagatatgcgttagattctgttttgtttaaatggctgataaaataagctgtgctggatggaatgtatattccggtttttgtgtctttttgtaacttaaggttttgcctagagggattctctatgttttgaatctgattaccctgtaaggtatttaccatcctgattttacagaggtgattcttttactttttctttaattaaaattctcttttaagaacctgattgctttttccttgttcttaagatccaagggtttgggtctgtgttcacctatgcaaattggtgaggatttttatcaagccttccccaggaaagggggtgtcgtgcttggggggaaatttggggggggagacgtttccaagtgggcacttcccctgttctttgtgtaacactttggtggtggcggtgtttaacctaagctggtaagaataagcttaggggtccccacatctgtaccctagagttcagagtggggaaggaaccttgacagatatTCACTGGAAATTGATTTAAACACTAATCCCTTCAGTCCCACGATGTTACCAGTCATCTGCTCCACTTCAGGGTGCGTTAAAACTATGGCAAGGCTGGAGAGCACATCAAGatagtttttctctctcttttaagctGTGTTTAGTAAAACCTCACAGGTGAGACTTTCAAAGACAAAGGGAACTTAAGCGcccactcccattgaaagtcaatgggagttagaggCCTAattcacttttgtatttttgaaaatcttcccctctATTATCAAGGCCTGGAAAACCACCCCATGAACACTTTCCTTGTATGATGTGCGTCTTTGCCCGACCCTCTGTTTCCCTGCCTTTTTATAGCATAAGCTCTTTCTGGCAGGGACTGTGCCATCttccgtgtttgtacagcacctagcacatgggAGGTACGACTGTAGCAACAACAATACTAGTCATAATGATGATGGTGGCTGGAGGCTTTCAAGAAGGACTGGATTCTCCCAGATGATCTGCTTTACCATTGGCATTTAGACAAGGTATTTGTACCCAACCATTGTGCAAGCAGGCCCAGCCTGCTGTCCCTTCCATCCTCAGTCCCGAGACCTACCCCTAGCTTCATGCTAATCTCCTTGGCTCCTACCTGTCAATGCTGATAGCACAGAGGTTTAAAATGCTGGCTGTGCACATCATCACATCCATAGTGACAAAGATGTCGCAGCAGACACGGCTGAAATTCCAGACTCCTCCAGTCACCTGAGCATCAATTTCAAAATATTAGCCTTGTTTCACACTGGATACCAATGCATTGCACGTCTATTTGTCCTTCCATCTGAGGATATCAAAATGACTGTGTGAACATTAATAATGCATTATTATGCCTTTTTtatagagggggaaactgaggcatgtagTGTTTAAACAATTTGCCCAAAATCATACAGTAGTAGGTCAAGAatagaaccaggagtcctgattcccattcCACTGCTTTGTGTGCGCTGCAAGGGGATGAAGGTGAGAAAATTAGGAGAAAACAGCCCCTACCCCAACATTTTAGCATGAAGACTGCCACAGAAATTGAATTACAACTAATGTAATACACAGTTCCTCTGTTTAAGGAAAATCACAgacaaaacaaatacaaaatgagtgGCTAAGAATGTTTCCCAGCTTGGCTTCTGGAATTATTCGAGATTCCAAATTATTCCaaattctgcacatgctcagATCAACACTCTGGCATGTAAATGCCTGGTATACCTAGCTAAGCACCAGTGCGGAGGCCCAACTGCAGAATTGTAATGTCCTCTTTAAGTGCTAGTGTTGGGAAGTTGAATCTACAGGAGATGCTTTGGAAATTCTGAACATACCAAGGGTCAGATGTGATCACCTCCTAGATTATTAGTTACTGAAGAACAGACCATAGCTCCTTGGACTGTTCATTCCCCCTAGATTTCTAATAAAGACTCAATGTTGCTGACTCACCTCTGACACTGATGCCAGGCTAGAATTCCACTGGCTAGGTCGTAAAGCACCAAGGATCATTAAGCTGTTCAGAGCACTTGATGAATTGTCCATTACAGGacctctaataaatttgttgctAGTGCTGGTGAAAAGTGTTAGAGTGACAGCCACGGAGACAGAATGCTTGTTTTTAATCCACAGAaaatcaagggcagcagaaaGGATTGCTTCCCCCAACCTTTCCACCCCGCAGAAATAGTGGAGGAAAAAGCTGCTTCGAATGAGGGAATTTGCCCTACTTTTTTACTCAGGATCACAGCTCATGGTTTCAATGGGCTCCTCACCTGCTTCAATGCAGTGGCAGCAGCAATGACCGAGAGCACTTGGTCAGGGTGTTGCGACCTTTCCTTTCAGATGTGGATCTCGCCACAGTGATCCCTGCCatttttccctccagactggatCATTGCAATGTGCTCTACACCTGAAAACCATTCGGACCTGTCAGCTAAGTGCAGAATGTGGCTGCCAGCTTGTTGAATTGGGGCTTCTCATAGAGACCATATTACCCATGTGCTCTGTGATCTGCACTGGCTCCCAGTTCATTTCTGGGGGCAGTTTGATGTGTTGGCTTTAAGCAATAAATCCCTAAAGAGGATGGGTGCTGGTTATTGCAGCAGCTGCCGCCCTCCCTGGGTGATACCACGGCAGCTGTGATCAGCAGAAGTGCTCAGACTTACTGTCCCCTCATTGACAAGGAAGgggcctggaggggggaggggtgcttgACTCCAGAAGTAATTTTCTTTGCTGTTCCACAGGAGTCTGAAATTGTTgaaattgggggctggggtgtgggagagggctctaggctggggcagggggttcgggtgtgggggggggtgagggctcaggctgggggtgtgggctctggggtggggctggggatgaggggtttggggtgcaggaaggggctcagggctgaggtagggtgttgggggagtgtggggtgctggctcccagtttggatgcaggaggggactccgggctggggcagggggttgggatgtgggagagggttTGGGATATGGGGGTCCCAGTGATGTTTaccgcagctcccggaagcagctgccaggtgcCTGAAGCCCCTAGGCACAGGGCGGTTCCGCGCGCTGTCCTCGCACCCTCAGACGCCacccccacatctcccattggttgcagttcctggccaatgggagctgcagagctggcactaggGGTGGGGGCAGTACACGGAGCATCGCTGGCCACCCATGTGTCTAGGGGCTTCAGGGACCTagtggccgcttccgggagcctgccttagcctggGGCCCTACTGcgctgccaaccggacttttaacggcccggttggTGGTgttgaccggagccaccagggtcccttgttgaccaggcattccagtcaaaaactggacgcctggcaaccctagctagtACCAGTCCCCTAGCACTAGCTTCCCTGTTCTGGATATCAGTCTCGGAGGGccaggatttctctctctctctctctctctcacacacacacaccccacccgcCCCCATCTGCTAATGAATCTGGTCTCCTGATTGGTTGAAGACTCCAGCAGGCACTTTCTTAACACCTGTAGCAGGGCTGGGTCTCTGGCTGCTCAGTACAGTTCTATGCTTGCAGCTGTGTTTCTGGTTTTGATCTTGCCCACTCCTTGCTCTTTGTAGTTagttcctgctcctgctcctgctcctgctctggcTGCTACTCTGGTTCTGACTCTTGCCCCCTGCTTCCTGGCTCTGGCTTGTTCCCTGGACTGGGTAATTTGGTTCCTCATTTGGGTTCTGGTCACTAGGCCTGATCACTCCTATTCAGCCATTAGgccagcctcctgtcctgaccATTAGGTAAGGCTGCCCACAGCGTGTTTCTTAACACACATGCCTCTCTCCATGCTGGCAAAGGGGGGccttcaaaaaaataaaaccaaattcaTTTTTTGAAATGAAAACGTTACCTCTGGAAGCATATTATGTCTGTAACAAACACCTCTGATTCCCAGCTATGGGATGGCATGAGGtcttgctctcagctcctgcTGCCATAGTGATCTGTGTAGGAGGAGAGAAACCAGAAAGAAGCCTCCCTTCCATAAACTAAGTATAATCAGAGGTGCAGAGTGAGCTAGTGCCGGGGTCTAATTTTATCCTCCCGAGGGAAAACCTGTGGGGAGGAGTAAGGAGGAATCCAAATTATTATTTCAGGCGGTTGGATTTGCCCTCCTTTTGCAGAAGAGCTGGGGGGGTTCAGCTTCCAaactctgcagatttcctgggaTCCAAGTGGATCCTGGACATCAACCAGACATTTGCACTGGCTCCTTGCAACCTATGCCAGCTTCCTGAGAGTATGGCTTCAAGGACTCCTCAACGGACAGCTGCTTCCCCATAAGGGGATGCATCATAGCAGAGAGAGGCTCTGCAAGAAAACTAATGCAGTATCTGAGTGTAATAATTTTCCTCCTCATTTCCTGTTGGGTAAGTGGGGAATGATGGGCTCTCTCTCTTATCCCCAGTCTGCATACAGCCTTCCTGGACCTACAGAAAGTGATGAATGAGGTCTGGAGCAGAGCATGATGGTGTCATGAAAGTGGCTTCCTACCACGCCATGGGCAACCAAGTTGTAGAATTCCTCACGTCAGGAACACTCATGCAAGGTCAGTTAGTAAGTGGTACTGTTATTAATTTCAGCTTCTAAGGCAACAGGCAGTGTGGAAAGTGCAGAAAGCAAATGAGGAGGCAATTCTCTGAAATGAGACCACTCTGCTGCTGCTTAATGTTTTTAATTCCTGTAAACTATGTGCTTGAGTGACTGAAGCATTCAGCATCTGTTCAGCTCCCCTTCCTGGTCCTACTGCTCAGTATCTGAAATGCTTGTTGTTATTCATTAGTTACTGTTTATTTCATGCCAGCATTCCCAGAGATGTGCAAAATGTGGTGATATATTGTGCTATCTGGTGCTTTTcttgaaagctaagattctcacctaatcatgTGTCTCCTGGAAACAcatgattaggtgagaatcttaatttttattttattttttttaaaagaaagctaagtttctagccctcatggctggggagaaaagcttgaaaacctgAACCATAAAGGCTATGACACTAGAAAACAAAGGCCCTacaagttatttttataaatctaaatttgTAAACCCATATCATGATATTTTGAGACCAACGTTATGACTTTTTGAATGTGTGAAGCTGACAATACTGAAATTTTTGCAAGAGAATCACAAAAAGGGCATCTGGCTTCATAGTTTGATGAAAACACAAAACTCATTACAAGTTCGTCATAAGGTCTGTGGCGCTTCAAGAACCTTTCACCAGAAGTTGGAGTCAGGAGGTTGCATCAAAGCCAGGTGCAGATGACGCAGCTCATGTATGTCAAATGTGGTAGCTTACAAAGTCCTGGGCTCATTAGCACATGAAAATCTGGGAATATGAACCACTGGAAGTGATACTGAAGAAAATTTTGGCAGAAAATGCTCTGAAGTGAAACCTCAGGGTTACACATTCAGACTAGACTGACTACATACTGAGTCTTAGCATATAGAAAAGGGATGTTTGTTAGATCAAAATGATGGGTTGAAATCTGTTCTCATTTGTCCCAGTCAGCACTTCTAAATGTggagtaactctattgaagtcagtggaattactcaatATTTGTCCCAAGGTAGCTGAGATCAGAGTTTGACACAGATTATTACAGTTGAAAAATTTTTATAGACCTAATTTGCCTTTTGCTATTTTtgatctttcttttcttcttctattCCGTTTAGCTTTGTTAATGAAACTAGAACTTGTCAGTTTGCCTTTCTGGTTCTCATATTGTAGTTGGGATACTTATATGACCTTCCTAgagcctttcatctgaggatctcaaagcatttcataACTATTTTACTAAATTAATCCTCGCAACCACCCTTGTGAATTAAGTGGGTTTTaactccatttcacagatggtgaACCTGAGACACAGACAGATGAGGTGGCAGGCTTCTGAGATCACCCACTGAATCAGTGACAttgctgggaatagagcccatgggtgaaatcctggcaaaactcctcttgacttcagaTTTCTTGACTGCTAGTCCTGTGCTTTATTCACAAGATCAATGTTATGTTTAGCTTTTCCACCACTGTCGGAAATATTGCCAGTGAAAGGTATCGGATTGGCAGCCATGGAGACTCAAAAAAGGTAGAAATGATAAATGAAAAGATATTAAAATGTGACAGTCTCAAACACATCTTGAATAATAGGATTATAGTCTTCATTCCACTgagccccttttgaaaatgtacaaaacgAAATATGGCCACCTGCAGATTTTAAAAGTTGTATCTGGGCACTGATGCCACACCTAGGAGTCCAGGAGCAATGATGAGCCCCGTGAAAATGTGAGGTTGAGAGTCACTTTGGCTGAAAGCTATGGTGGACTTGACGGTCTACTTCATTGTGCTTCTCACTGTCCATTAGCATTGTCTCTCTTATTCAAACGTGGCTTCCGCCACCTGGCTTCCCTCCAGATCTCAAACTCCGCCAGACACTGGTGGTGGCTACCGTCTAGGTCTGAAGAAAAGGTGCTAGGTATCACTAGCATTCTGATGTTGCAGCCCATGTTCTGCATTGACTTTACAGAGATGTAAGGAAAGAAGGAGAGAGGCCACCAGGGGGATAAGCAGTtgcccacccccctcctctgAGATGTCAGACAATTCCATCCACCCCTGTGGAGATGGAATTTGCATCCACTCATGTCAACAGCAGCTCATGATCAAATATTTTTTTGAAAGATCTGTGGTAGCAGTAGCCATAAAGGGGACTGGGCTTCACTCACTTCCCTCAGGAAATCATCAGTCACTGTGATGAATGGGTGTTTTTGTGCCAAGAAACCTGACTGGTTGGGTTCCAAGACTTTGAAGCTATAAGATGATGCCATGGTTGGCCTGCTAGCACCATCTCAATCTTTCTCAGAAAGGGATGGCTATTGGCTCAGTGACATTTGGCAAGGACATTAGGGTCCAGAGTTCATTTCTTGGACAGGGTCCAGGCCAGACTGTATGAAGGCTGCCTATCAAAATGTTaacaaagtgctttgggatagCAAATGACTTGTAAATGTTAAGCCTTCAACCGCCTTTGGTTGTACCATAAATTATGAGATGGATGGCAGCAGGCTTCAGATGTGTCTTGGAAAACATGGACCCTGGAAATAACTATTTTACATGATTTTGGATATTGGAGTGAATTACTCAGTCTTCTCTGGGAATGATTGGTCACTGCACTATTAGACGAAACACAACAGACTCACCATCATACTAAAGAATGATGCTCACAGGTGAGAGACTGCAGCTAATAGGTGGGATCACCTATTCTACAAACAATGGGAAAAATCCACCTTCTGTACTCTGAGTTTCTCACCTTTGTATTATTAGAtgcataggaagtgctgtgtAATGGTCAGAGTAGTggactgggagttaggactcctgggttctcttcctgactGGCTCCTGATTCTCTGTTTTCCTTTGGGTAAGGCACTTTAGGGGTTAAAAGGTTTTTGCTGCTACAAAGTGGACCACCTTCCCATTCTTAAGCTGTGGCCCCAAAGCTGCATGGAGATGGAATTTGCACCACAATGTTCCTCAGTTTCCTGGTccataaaatgtggataataagaGGATTAATGAACTCATTGATGCTTACAGACCACTTTTCATTCTAGGATCTCAAGATATTGTAGATGTAAAGTGTTGTTGGTGTGACATGAGGATACTTTTCTAACAGCATTTGTCTTTCACTATTAAAATTCCATTCACTCCAGACTCTCCTTCCtgagtatttttattttctttattcctTACCTTTTCTCATTTTGCCCCTCATTTTTTGCCTCCTTTCTATCTTTGTTTGCTTTCTCCTCTTGAGGTCATAGATCTAACACCTTAGTACTAGATATTCCTTATGTTAGCTGTGGGGTAGTTCTACATAGATTTTTCTGTGTTTTGCTACTGACTTAATTAGGAATGTGATGTGGCATGCAATATGGTATTCTTTCATTTCTGATCCACTATGATGTCATAAATAATAATCAGTGTCACCATTCATATCACCTATGAATAGAACAGGTCCTTCATTTCTCTTCAGGGTGATTCTGCAATGGATGTCGGTTTAGGAGAATGACCCAGATAACATAAAGGAAACATTAATGGAATAACAGTCTCCAAAGCCTTTGTAGGTTTAACCAGGCTTACTGACTGTAATCGATGCGCATTAGCTACAGTTGTTACATATCTCAGTGGGTTTCTCTGAACTTGTGCAAAAATAGCTTTAACAAGCCTCATGTAATAAACCTTCACTGATTTCCATCAATAAAAATAACCAAGCCAGGAGTGGCCCTACAGTTAGTGTTCTACACTGCTGTGTGGGGAAACTTGAATTTTAGGGTCATATTCTCCATTGCTCTGCACCACctgtagtcatttataccaaTGCAAAGTCAAAAGGTACAATCTTCTACCCACTTAGCACTGGTGTATTTGACCGCATTggatgcagggcaatggagagtcAGGCTCcctgtctctctttttctgtgCCAGCAGGGCTTGAAAATTATTGCCAGGGACTGGCCTAACACCATTAGTGCTTTGGTACACTTTGTACTCCTGTGCGAATTC is a genomic window of Natator depressus isolate rNatDep1 chromosome 1, rNatDep2.hap1, whole genome shotgun sequence containing:
- the DRD3 gene encoding D(3) dopamine receptor, encoding MALFTRVNSYFNTTTSVTHGQENSTEPGLPHSHAYYALCYCTLILAIVFGNVLVCLAVLRERTLQTTTNYLVVSLAVADLLVATLVMPWVVYLEVTGGVWNFSRVCCDIFVTMDVMMCTASILNLCAISIDRYTAVAMPVQYQYGSGKSSCRRVSIMIVMVWMLAFAVSCPLLFGFNTTGDPSVCSISNPDFVIYSSMVSFYLPFMVTLLLYVRIYFVLKQRQRKRSLSRQGSHSISIKACYTQKEHKEKETLHHGHQDPLSSRLQLKSPIQELSPEKKLLTPSDLQPYCSFCHQASFPRTGTNGNELKEERRSREQDLEVHKLSNGKTLTSLKLVHQQPRTVQLRERKATQMLAIVLGTFIVCWLPFFVTHILNIHCQACHVTPELYSATTWLGYVNSALNPIIYTTFNTEFRKAFLKILCC